The stretch of DNA GGTGGATGAAGAGCTTACGCCAAAGGATGCGGTTACCAGCTATAATAATTTCTATGAATTCGGCACGGACAAAAGCGATCCCTCTTCCAATTCGGGCCATTACACGCCCTTGCCGTGGACGCTCACCATTGATGGTCTGGTCAAAGAGCCGAAAACTTTCGATTTCAACGATCTGATCACGCAAATGCCGCTTGAAGAGCGCATCTATCGCATGCGCTGCGTCGAGGCATGGTCGATGGTTATTCCATGGATCGGATTTTCGCTTGCAACCCTGTTGGATAAGGTCGAGCCACTGGGGTCGGCCAAATATGTCTCCTTTACCGGCCTCAAGCGCCCGGAAGAAATGCCCGGCCAGACCGGTCTTTTTCAGGCACTGGACTGGCCCTATGTCGAAGGGCTCAGGCTCGATGAAGCCCGCCACCCGTTGACCATTCTCGCGGTCGGGCTTTATGGCGAAACGCTGCCCAATGCCAATGGCGCACCGATCCGGCTTGTCGTACCATGGAAATA from Brucella sp. BE17 encodes:
- the msrP gene encoding protein-methionine-sulfoxide reductase catalytic subunit MsrP; its protein translation is MRSFKLSQLSSAYLTSDGVTPKTTYLRRREFLAGAATFAAGLAASSAVAAPLKAASSAYRVDEELTPKDAVTSYNNFYEFGTDKSDPSSNSGHYTPLPWTLTIDGLVKEPKTFDFNDLITQMPLEERIYRMRCVEAWSMVIPWIGFSLATLLDKVEPLGSAKYVSFTGLKRPEEMPGQTGLFQALDWPYVEGLRLDEARHPLTILAVGLYGETLPNANGAPIRLVVPWKYGFKGIKAITRISFVEKQPPTSWNLQAANEYGFYANVNPEVDHPRWSQASERRIGESSFFSSARRPTLPFNGYGEEVASLYSGMDLRANY